One window of the bacterium Unc6 genome contains the following:
- a CDS encoding prevent-host-death protein, with product MKIYTYSQAREKLTDILEESKSEEVVIRRRKGDMFSIAPKTRSCRSPFDVPGLSKSITRREILKAIRESRKRA from the coding sequence ATGAAGATTTATACCTATTCACAGGCCCGCGAGAAACTGACAGACATCCTTGAAGAGTCTAAAAGCGAGGAGGTTGTTATTCGTCGGCGCAAAGGCGATATGTTTTCTATTGCGCCTAAAACACGCTCTTGCCGTTCTCCCTTTGATGTGCCGGGTTTGAGCAAAAGTATTACAAGAAGAGAAATATTAAAGGCAATACGCGAATCCAGAAAACGGGCATAA